From Mya arenaria isolate MELC-2E11 chromosome 12, ASM2691426v1, the proteins below share one genomic window:
- the LOC128211425 gene encoding alpha-centractin: protein MESYDVIANQPVVIDNGSGIIKAGFAGDQIPKYHFPNFVGRPKHVRVMAGGLEGDIFLGPDAEEHRGLMSIRHPMEHGIVKDWNDMERIWQYIYSKDQLHTFSEEHPVLLTEAPLNPRRNREKAAEIFFETFNVPALFMSVQAVLSLYATGRTTGVVLDCGDGVTHAVPIYEGFAMPHSVMRVDIAGRDVTRYLRLLLRKEGYDLHTSAEQEIVRTIKEKACYLSINPLKEESMETEKSSYMLPDGSSIEIGPARYRAPELLFRPDLIGDECEGIHEVLTYSIQKSDTDLRRTLFSNIVLSGGSTLFKGFGDRLLNEVKKLAPKDIKIRISAPQERLYSTWIGGSILASLSTFKKMWVSKREYNEEGVKAIHRKTF from the exons ggCTCTGGTATCATCAAAGCTGGTTTTGCTGGAGATCAAATTCCCAAGTACCACTTCCCGAACTT TGTTGGGCGGCCAAAACATGTGCGAGTTATGGCCGGCGGACTTGAGGGAGATATCTTTCTGGGACCAGATGCAGAG GAGCACCGAGGTTTGATGTCAATCCGGCATCCGATGGAACATGGCATTGTCAAGGATTGGAATGACATGGAGAGAATATGGCAGTATATCTACTCTAAAGACCAGCTACACACATTCTCAGAAGAG CATCCTGTATTGTTAACAGAAGCCCCATTAAATCCTCGAAGAAATCGTGAAAAGGCTGCAGAAATATTCTTTGAAACGTTCAATGTTCCAGCCCTGTTCATGTCAGTGCAGGCTGTACTTAGTTT GTATGCTACAGGGCGGACCACGGGGGTAGTATTAGACTGTGGGGACGGTGTAACCCATGCGGTACCAATCTATGAGGGATTCGCAATGCCCCACAGTGTGATGCGGGTTGACATAGCTGGGCGGGACGTAACTCGGTACCTCCGACTGCTCTTGAGGAAGGAGGGATATGATCTACACACATCTGCAGAACAGGAGATTGTCAGAACTATTAAAGAG AAAGCGTGCTACCTGTCCATCAACCCATTGAAGGAGGAGTCAATGGAGACAGAGAAGTCTTCCTATATGCTGCCTGACGGCTCATCTATAGAG ATCGGTCCGGCCCGTTACCGAGCCCCAGAGCTTTTGTTCCGGCCCGACTTGATAGGTGACGAGTGTGAGGGCATCCATGAAGTTCTTACCTACTCTATACAGAAGTCAGACACCGACCTTCGCCGGACACTCTTCTCCAATATTGTCCTGTCTGGAGGATCTACACTGTTTAAAG GATTTGGAGACAGATTattaaatgaagttaaaaaattaGCACCTAAGGATATTAAAATCAGA ATATCTGCACCACAAGAAAGACTATATTCCACATGGATAGG AGGATCAATTCTAGCATCACTGAGCACGTTCAAGAAGATGTGGGTATCCAAACGTGAATACAATGAGGAGGGCGTGAAAGCCATCCATCGGAAAACATTCTAG